A stretch of DNA from Ctenopharyngodon idella isolate HZGC_01 chromosome 6, HZGC01, whole genome shotgun sequence:
gcaatgacatgagggtgagtaaatgatagaaGATTCATTTGTGGGtgcactgtccctttaagtcatTTTCCATATTCTGACCACCGGGTGGCGCCATACGGATAACATacacaataatatttcatttcaaaacTTCTTATTTCATTACTTGCAATCATTTCAATCTTTCAGCCCAAGTCATCTGACTTTACTTAAAATGCTTGAtcaaaatataaacttttaacTGTGATAATGATATCGTAGTTAATTTTATACCACCATGGTTTCTGTTAAAGCCTCTCTGCTAAGGATGTCCTCTCAGgtcaaataaaacataaaacaatgattttgtgaacacatttatttggGGCAAATATACAGTCTTGAAAGACAAAAGGCAtattatgtttgtattttttaattacaaaactTGTGGATGTCAAAAGTTTTCTTTCAGCATCATTTGAAttcttttaaattcatttaaattctcAAAATGTGCTCTCTTTCCATCAACTGTTTACTATACATGAataacagaaacaaaacaatatttacaTGTCACGCATTGTTAAAATGACACTAAATACGCTGAGAGATATAGATAGCAGCTTTACAGCCAAGCTGTATTGCtgttttcaaaagaaaatatccTGGCACCTAAAGAgggaaaaagaaattaaaaaaaaacttgaaatgaaaacacaaaaacactgcaAAACAGTGTAACGTACATTTCCATGATTCAAACAAGGAAACCGACATGCAAAACTCACCGACTCAGCGTCATGCTCCAATCCTGTGTCATGGTGTTCAATTTCATCATCACGAAATTCTTTAATAATCTGAttgaattaaaaacatttagtttATTAATCAGTGTGTATTATTTTAGATATACACCTTTTTGCATTTtgctcaaaaaaacaaatcaacagATGCACAAGTATCCTAAGTGAAGCCCAAATACACATGCTTTATACGTactgtctttttttaatgaattaaacatCACAGAAATTTTCAAATGAACGAAGGTCAGTGTCATAAAGAATGAAAAGTCTGATCGAACGATTGCTTTTTTTGAGATAACTGGCTGATTTCGGGAACAGAATGAACAAAACTCCATTAACTTGCCACTTTAGATGCATAGCTATCAAATTACATGTGCCATAACAACACCTTTTTACCATATTTGAGGGAATTTGCCATAAAAAGGAGGCTTGTATGTGTCTGACAGTTCAATAagctttaaaggcacaatatgtaatttttcgccgctagaggtcgcctattcaaaacaaatgtgtaGCATGACGCCGCCGTGATTGAGCGCGGAATCATGGAAGATGTTGTCTTCGCctcacagctggtggaaaagaatccgatgggcagaaatcatgttcatggatgagattattaacgttactgtagtatgaatcAGAGCAGGGCGAGTGCTGTGctgccgctggagcgattgctaatgagagacgagcgcgacaaaCGCCTCGAGAGCagaggaacttttattatgccgcagtcaccacttctgcttcttctggtcaagcatatgtggggtaacgcaacactgttcatcatattagatacatttgagtgtgttgataatgatgttataacgttactctgtgcgttcgctcggagGCTGCTGTgagagacacttgttgcacactgcagtaagctagatcgatattagaatatcatattaatataatcaagaaaatgagaaacaataagactaaacgtgttgagctatgtaataatgattagttttctgtctaaatatgtatccaaacagttaaaatatattaaagcgtctttggtgtttcaatggtttctacaaaataaaaccggaaatcgaggatattataagtacacaagtcaacaaaatatataacattgttctagtgtttttttggatattttaatccaaaaatcgtaatattgtgcctttaaagctTGATGAACAAAATGGAAGAAAGCAACAGCGCAACGATTTGATTTGCTATTTGGGCTGACAATCATTTATCTCTATATACTTTTGCAGCAGtatactgttagcgaacatccCGGCaccgcccacactgctgagcGGTATTTATACGAGTATGTAAACAAGTGCTGtgtgctttcctctcaataacaaaataaacacaacaagaaggcagcagttaagaaagcatctgatcatagcaacgtggatatgtttgcacaagctctgcaattcggcTCTCCAGTCAAGTCATgtcacgtcacgtttatttatatagcactttatacaatagattgctttaaagtaagcagctttacagtattaaaaaaGTGTCAATGCCACATTCAATTAGAAGTACAACTTCAATTTCTACCATAAAGCGGCTCTCcaatgtgttcatgtttttttactCGCGTCTGACATCGACGgactgaacagaacagaacaaatGAACCGCACCAAAGAAGGCAAAGCCCCAGAGCACACCCACCCTACTACGTAATGGCCACAGACCAACGGTAGTTTGAAGGTGAGCTTTGGCAAGCTATTTTGAACTCCTGAAAcaaacttcgttttggcctgattttgttcaaaattacatcacaccagttcattctttgatttcgtttgaagtatatcaggCCCTTTATTGTAAGTGTGCATGCACAGCACTGGTATAAGCACACACATTACCTGTAATAACTCTGTATATCTCTCTGGATCAATCTCCATGAGTGTTCGGATTTGGCTGTTGTAGTGCTCTGAGATGCTCTCCTCTACTGCAACAGTGCAAGCCATGGCTCCTTCCTTACCCAGAAGAGCAGTACATGCCCCTAAAACCATGGATGTAAGAGTTAATTATTACAAGTTACAGTGCAAAAGGAAGTAAATAAGCATGCAAAAACATACCTAATGCAAACCCAGCGACATTCCATAGCGGCAACAATAATGTTGGTCGAACCCGATGCTCACCCAGGATCTCATTAAACTTTTCCAAATGTATTTTCTCTTGGTCCCACATATGCTGCAGATGTGAAAagcacatttacacatttagtTATTCCATTGAACTTGGCATATGTGTATTTAAAGTCATTAGACTGACGTTCAGTACTTGGATTAGAAGCCCTGTCTGAGTTCGTCCGAGAACTGCCATCTGCCCAGCGTAGATGCGATTGGCTCCGTACTCTCCTGCATGGTCAACCCTCAACATCCTGTCCAGCATGGCTTTCTCCTCTTCGTCACATGTTGGAGGAAGGACGCTGTATCTTCTACATGACACGGAACCACTTActgcacacatacaaacacaataACTCTGTAAGACAAAGAACTACAAAAGGTTGGACACCTCTTCTCCCagtttattattactatttccacattttaaaataataataaacacttcAGAAACTATGAAAcagcacaaatgaaaatatgggAATTTCTGTATAGTGACCATAATGTATGGTCTAGTGCACCCATGACTTTTTTAGAAGCccctttttaattaaatatatgtgATAATCTattatataacataaaatatatgaCATAACATGATGAGATTTTTGGCCTGTTACACATCAAAATGTCTCGAACTTctcccaaaaattaaaattatacaaCAACTTCATAATTTTGACAATTGATTGAATTTATATTCAATACagtgtgtaaaaacaaaatattttgaaaatattaaatcattttagttACCAAGAAAAGAAGTGTCCCATATTCTGTGTGCAACCCTTTAGCTGCATAATTTCCCCCATTACAAAATCTAACATTATACCTCAAGATACAACATAATTTAGACCTTTTCTACAGTACGGCAAGGGAACAAGTACATTCAATTTTCTCAATTTAACGCTGACTGCTTTTGAGTTATTCAGTTTATTAGGTAACAGGGTTTGTATAGATATGTCTACAATGTTAAAAGGGTTGCAAAAAACTGCaaagacaataaaaaataacatttaagttTGAAAATCAACATTTCTGAAGGTTAAACCATTCCAAACTAACCATTTGATTTCAGGCCTTATTTTGTGGATAGTACATTATGTTGacaaaaatatctgatatt
This window harbors:
- the coq7 gene encoding 5-demethoxyubiquinone hydroxylase, mitochondrial — translated: MQRAAKCALRPDLSLVLCPSSVRNCRAVNRVSGSVSCRRYSVLPPTCDEEEKAMLDRMLRVDHAGEYGANRIYAGQMAVLGRTQTGLLIQHMWDQEKIHLEKFNEILGEHRVRPTLLLPLWNVAGFALGACTALLGKEGAMACTVAVEESISEHYNSQIRTLMEIDPERYTELLQIIKEFRDDEIEHHDTGLEHDAESVPGYFLLKTAIQLGCKAAIYISQRI